Proteins co-encoded in one Haloarcula sp. DT43 genomic window:
- a CDS encoding universal stress protein, with amino-acid sequence MVFLVPFDGSPLADAALDRAVTYAEALDEDVVAVAFIPTGADYAERRRRVDPTEDFAAETAADDLRRKIEEATDDSELRYDDVSAHSTSELSTTIRQTARDVDASVVFLGSDDTEDIVVPIGEVTDGESYDVHIVRRT; translated from the coding sequence ATGGTATTTCTCGTTCCCTTCGACGGGTCACCGCTCGCAGACGCCGCGCTCGACCGCGCCGTCACCTACGCCGAGGCGCTCGACGAGGACGTCGTCGCCGTCGCGTTCATCCCCACCGGGGCCGACTACGCCGAGCGCCGCCGCCGCGTCGACCCGACCGAGGACTTCGCCGCCGAAACCGCCGCGGACGACCTCCGGCGGAAAATCGAGGAGGCGACCGACGACTCCGAGCTCCGCTACGACGACGTGAGCGCCCACTCGACCAGCGAACTGTCGACGACCATCAGACAGACCGCCCGAGACGTCGACGCCAGCGTCGTGTTCCTCGGCAGCGACGACACCGAAGACATCGTCGTCCCCATCGGCGAGGTCACGGACGGCGAGTCCTACGACGTCCACATCGTCCGTCGGACCTGA
- the larC gene encoding nickel pincer cofactor biosynthesis protein LarC, with product MRTLAFDGRMGAAGDMLLGALLAAGADREALSPVEDELPVEYAVSEVDRCGVAATRVDVLLSDADVADDGSHDHAHDDHSGSHAHDDHDHVHAEGNGPSRTYAEVVELVEGLDLPTAVRADALAIFELLGEAEASVHGTDLDDTHFHEVGADDAIADIVGACLLLDDLDVERVVTTPLSTGGGTVAMSHGTYPVPTPAVVEIAERADWSLQGGPVDRELLTPTGAAILAHVAEGAESLPSLAVDASGYGAGGWDLDDRPNVLRAMVGDSAGQLRRDEITVLETNVDDVPPEVLGDLQRSLSEVGARDVSVVPTTMKKSRPGHIVKVICKPADAERVARRLAEATGTLGVRESGAGHRWVADRAYETVALAVDGAQFEVTVKIASDSDGTVFDVSAEYDDAAAVADATGLPVRDVMRRAERMVRE from the coding sequence ATGCGAACACTCGCTTTCGACGGCCGGATGGGCGCTGCCGGCGACATGCTGCTGGGGGCGCTCCTCGCCGCCGGGGCCGACCGCGAGGCCCTGTCGCCGGTCGAAGACGAACTCCCCGTCGAGTACGCCGTCTCCGAGGTGGACCGGTGTGGCGTCGCCGCCACGCGCGTCGACGTCCTGCTGTCCGACGCTGACGTGGCCGACGACGGGTCACACGACCACGCGCACGACGACCACTCGGGTTCTCACGCCCACGACGACCACGACCACGTTCACGCCGAGGGCAATGGCCCCAGCCGGACGTACGCCGAGGTCGTCGAACTTGTCGAGGGGCTGGACCTGCCGACGGCGGTCAGAGCGGACGCGCTGGCAATTTTCGAGCTTCTCGGCGAGGCCGAGGCGTCGGTCCACGGGACCGACCTCGACGACACGCACTTCCACGAGGTCGGGGCCGACGACGCCATCGCTGACATCGTCGGGGCCTGTCTCCTGCTGGACGACCTCGACGTCGAGCGGGTCGTGACGACGCCGCTGTCGACGGGGGGCGGCACCGTGGCGATGAGCCACGGGACCTACCCGGTGCCGACCCCGGCGGTGGTCGAAATCGCCGAGCGGGCCGACTGGTCGTTGCAGGGCGGCCCCGTCGACAGGGAACTCCTGACGCCGACCGGGGCGGCGATTCTCGCCCACGTCGCCGAGGGGGCCGAGTCGCTGCCGTCACTCGCCGTCGACGCCTCGGGGTACGGCGCTGGCGGGTGGGACCTCGACGACCGCCCCAACGTCCTGCGGGCGATGGTCGGCGACAGCGCGGGACAGCTCCGCCGCGACGAAATCACGGTGCTGGAGACGAACGTCGACGACGTCCCGCCCGAGGTGCTGGGCGACCTCCAGCGGTCGCTCTCCGAGGTCGGCGCGCGCGACGTGTCGGTCGTGCCGACGACGATGAAGAAGTCCCGGCCGGGCCACATCGTGAAGGTCATCTGCAAGCCGGCCGACGCCGAGCGGGTCGCGCGCCGCCTCGCCGAAGCGACCGGGACGCTCGGCGTGCGCGAGTCCGGGGCCGGCCACCGCTGGGTCGCCGACCGGGCGTACGAGACGGTCGCGCTCGCCGTCGACGGGGCGCAGTTCGAGGTCACGGTCAAGATTGCGAGCGACAGCGACGGCACGGTGTTCGACGTGAGCGCGGAGTACGACGACGCCGCGGCCGTCGCGGACGCGACCGGACTCCCCGTCCGGGACGTGATGCGGCGGGCCGAGCGGATGGTCCGAGAGTAG
- a CDS encoding CBS domain-containing protein, producing MDIADIATREFVEVDANKRLGKVRSIFERENPKGIIVTEDGDYAGVITQKQLVQSHVEDNAKAGAMTRSAPKVERTDDVREVARVLVEGGVKLAPVFEAGELWGIVTEDDILAAVLDNLDALSVDDIYTQDVITVSEDTNVGQVVNLLRKHGISRLPVLDDGDGLSGMVTRHDIVDVVVRDMNKTTRGDRSGEIERVLDMPVYDVMSSPVETAKLGDSVEDAVARMLENDFAGLVVTPESDDTNVAGILTKTDVLRALTYTEEEHMDVQITNIKLLDTISRADIRADIETVADKYGAMQVQHAHVRFHEHKEKLRGTPLIQCQIRLRTNKGQAAGSGEGYGAETAFNVALDKLERNVLELKGVQADEEYRGQLLRKLGEL from the coding sequence ATGGATATTGCTGATATCGCCACCAGAGAGTTTGTCGAGGTCGACGCCAACAAGCGCCTGGGGAAAGTCCGGTCTATCTTCGAACGCGAGAACCCCAAAGGCATCATCGTCACGGAAGACGGTGACTACGCTGGCGTTATCACGCAGAAACAGTTGGTCCAGTCCCACGTCGAGGACAACGCGAAAGCGGGGGCGATGACGCGCTCGGCGCCGAAGGTCGAGCGCACCGACGACGTGCGCGAGGTCGCGCGCGTCCTCGTCGAGGGTGGGGTCAAGCTCGCGCCGGTGTTCGAGGCGGGCGAGCTCTGGGGTATCGTCACGGAGGACGATATCCTCGCGGCTGTCCTCGACAACCTCGACGCGCTCAGCGTCGACGACATCTACACGCAGGACGTCATCACGGTCTCGGAAGACACCAACGTCGGGCAGGTCGTCAACCTCCTCCGGAAGCACGGCATCTCCCGGCTCCCGGTGTTAGACGACGGCGACGGCCTGTCCGGGATGGTCACGCGCCACGACATCGTCGACGTCGTCGTCCGGGACATGAACAAGACGACGCGGGGCGACCGCTCCGGCGAGATAGAGCGCGTGCTCGACATGCCAGTCTACGACGTGATGAGCAGCCCGGTCGAGACGGCGAAGCTCGGCGACTCCGTCGAGGACGCCGTCGCGCGGATGCTCGAGAACGACTTCGCCGGGCTCGTCGTCACGCCGGAATCCGACGACACCAACGTCGCCGGCATCCTCACGAAGACCGACGTGCTCCGTGCGCTGACCTACACCGAAGAGGAGCACATGGACGTCCAGATTACGAACATCAAACTGCTCGACACCATCTCCCGTGCGGACATCCGGGCGGACATCGAGACGGTGGCGGACAAGTACGGGGCGATGCAGGTCCAGCACGCCCACGTCCGGTTCCACGAGCACAAGGAGAAGCTCCGTGGCACGCCGCTCATCCAGTGTCAGATTCGGCTGCGGACCAACAAGGGTCAGGCGGCCGGCTCCGGTGAGGGCTACGGGGCCGAAACCGCGTTCAACGTCGCGCTCGACAAGCTCGAACGGAACGTCCTCGAACTGAAGGGCGTCCAGGCCGACGAGGAGTACCGCGGCCAGCTCCTCCGGAAACTCGGCGAACTGTAG
- a CDS encoding HTH domain-containing protein yields MSDSAPTPHIELYVRSMLPDGAHERQEEVIGRLETLDENDRIDGFSVIVWGKHIAPRSAAARTAEGKYILNRIAEFKQWALTNNVSLDSFYQDTTVDSEAAQSAYDAMTLPVMGLAEYDGSELVHVAPCTRDETVHTIMDRIERLEAGQPSALEQDRGDVSVV; encoded by the coding sequence ATGAGTGATTCCGCCCCGACACCTCACATCGAGCTGTACGTCCGGTCGATGCTTCCCGACGGCGCACACGAACGCCAGGAAGAGGTCATCGGGCGACTCGAAACGCTGGACGAGAACGACCGCATCGACGGGTTCAGCGTCATCGTCTGGGGCAAACACATCGCGCCGCGGTCGGCCGCCGCCCGCACGGCGGAGGGCAAATACATCCTGAACCGCATCGCCGAGTTCAAGCAGTGGGCGCTGACCAACAACGTCTCGCTCGACTCCTTTTACCAAGACACCACCGTCGATTCGGAGGCGGCACAGTCGGCGTACGACGCCATGACGTTGCCAGTCATGGGGCTGGCCGAGTACGACGGCAGCGAACTCGTCCACGTCGCTCCCTGTACGCGAGACGAGACCGTCCACACGATTATGGACCGCATCGAGCGCCTCGAAGCGGGCCAACCGTCCGCGCTCGAACAGGACCGCGGCGACGTGAGCGTCGTCTGA
- a CDS encoding lycopene cyclase domain-containing protein, translated as MLPDIGVFGPYTYLVTEVVWGSIALVLLWRANALRTAATTIAVLYPIAYVWDWYTLTVGVFAIELRTGVDLLGIPIEEHIFIVVVPALVLGIHENLHGRRREPHDD; from the coding sequence ATGCTGCCGGACATCGGTGTCTTCGGCCCCTACACCTATCTGGTCACGGAGGTGGTCTGGGGGTCGATTGCCCTCGTGTTGCTCTGGCGCGCGAACGCCCTCCGGACGGCAGCCACGACCATCGCCGTTCTCTATCCGATTGCGTACGTCTGGGACTGGTACACGCTGACCGTCGGCGTCTTCGCCATCGAACTCCGGACCGGGGTCGACCTGCTCGGGATTCCCATCGAGGAACACATCTTCATCGTCGTGGTACCCGCGCTCGTGCTGGGCATCCACGAGAATCTGCACGGACGCAGACGCGAACCACACGACGACTGA
- a CDS encoding ABC transporter permease, with protein MSERTSQSALRDRFEEFAADRTLQDWVIDLGPFALLALLMVTFSLTSPVFLTFSNLVDNVLRNSTILLLVSLAGTFPILQQSIDLSIESMVGITGVIAAILISDFQLGLLGLLAAVVAGTVFGTLNGIVFAKFKIPSFLVTLGSLSILSGTALLMTGGTSIPYRDPSVRWIATGYVIPGVPNLVIWGFLFYVLFVFVAFKTPFGRYCYALGENETVADLSGVNVDRYKIGSFLVSGLLCGIAGALLTARTASAAPGMGTGLLLQSIAAIVMGGTALTGGVGGPHRTLLGVLVIGVLANGMNLIGIQSFVQDIVLGFVVIIAVAMSMDRRKIDIVK; from the coding sequence ATGTCAGAGCGTACATCACAGTCCGCGTTGCGGGATCGGTTCGAGGAGTTCGCCGCCGACCGGACGCTTCAGGACTGGGTCATCGACCTCGGGCCCTTCGCCCTGTTGGCCCTGCTGATGGTCACGTTCAGCCTCACCAGCCCGGTGTTCCTGACCTTCTCGAACCTCGTCGATAACGTCCTCCGGAACAGCACCATCCTCCTGCTGGTCTCGCTTGCCGGCACCTTCCCGATACTCCAGCAGAGCATCGACCTCTCTATCGAGTCGATGGTCGGGATTACCGGCGTCATCGCCGCGATACTCATCTCCGACTTCCAGTTGGGGCTGCTCGGCCTGCTTGCCGCTGTCGTGGCTGGGACGGTGTTCGGGACGCTCAACGGCATCGTGTTCGCGAAGTTCAAGATCCCGTCGTTCCTCGTGACGCTGGGCTCGCTGTCGATTCTCTCGGGGACCGCACTGCTGATGACCGGTGGGACCTCGATACCCTACCGCGACCCCAGCGTCAGGTGGATCGCGACGGGCTATGTCATCCCCGGCGTCCCGAACCTCGTCATCTGGGGGTTCCTGTTCTACGTCCTGTTCGTCTTCGTCGCGTTCAAGACGCCGTTCGGCCGGTACTGCTATGCGCTCGGCGAGAACGAGACCGTCGCCGACCTCTCGGGCGTGAACGTCGACCGCTACAAGATCGGCTCCTTCCTCGTCTCGGGGCTGCTCTGTGGTATCGCGGGTGCGCTCTTGACCGCACGGACCGCCTCCGCCGCGCCCGGCATGGGGACGGGACTCCTGTTGCAGTCCATCGCGGCCATCGTCATGGGCGGGACTGCCCTGACCGGTGGTGTCGGCGGCCCACACCGCACCCTCCTCGGCGTCCTCGTGATAGGCGTCCTCGCCAACGGGATGAACCTCATCGGCATCCAGTCGTTCGTCCAGGACATCGTCCTCGGGTTCGTCGTCATCATCGCCGTCGCGATGTCGATGGACCGCCGGAAAATAGACATCGTGAAGTGA
- a CDS encoding NADP-dependent oxidoreductase — translation MSDTNRVYRLAKRPEGTPDRDTFELSEEAVPEPGPGEALVKTLYLSVDPYMRDRMSAGESYADPWAVGDALRGGVVGEVVESNGARFDEGDVVTGDLEWAEYATAPGPALTQVDPELAPISTALGVLGMPGLTAYFGTREVARPSAGDTFVVTGAAGAVGSVAGQLAKLQGARVVGFAGSDEKVAFLEDDLGFDAGINYKATDDYRAALEEAAPDGVDAYFDNVGGPITDAVFTQLNTDARVAVCGQISMYNAEELPTGPRKLTHVLQSRATVEGFLVSDFEPRFEDATAQLGQWVASGEVSYRETVTEGIESAPDAFLGLFEGENIGKQLVQVAER, via the coding sequence ATGTCCGACACGAACCGCGTCTATCGGCTGGCGAAGCGCCCCGAAGGGACCCCTGACCGCGACACGTTCGAACTCTCCGAGGAGGCGGTCCCGGAGCCGGGGCCCGGCGAGGCGCTCGTCAAGACGCTGTATCTCTCCGTCGACCCGTACATGCGCGACCGGATGAGTGCCGGGGAATCGTACGCGGACCCCTGGGCGGTCGGCGACGCGCTCCGGGGTGGGGTCGTCGGCGAGGTCGTCGAATCGAACGGCGCACGCTTCGACGAGGGCGACGTCGTCACCGGCGACCTTGAGTGGGCGGAGTACGCCACGGCACCGGGGCCGGCCCTCACACAGGTCGACCCCGAACTCGCGCCGATTTCGACGGCGCTCGGCGTGCTGGGCATGCCGGGCCTGACGGCGTACTTCGGCACCCGAGAGGTGGCCCGACCCTCGGCCGGCGACACGTTCGTCGTCACCGGGGCTGCGGGGGCGGTCGGGTCCGTCGCGGGCCAGCTCGCCAAGCTCCAGGGCGCACGCGTCGTCGGCTTCGCCGGTTCCGACGAGAAGGTCGCGTTCCTCGAAGACGACCTCGGCTTCGACGCCGGTATCAACTACAAGGCGACCGACGACTACCGGGCCGCCTTGGAGGAGGCCGCACCGGACGGCGTCGACGCCTACTTCGACAACGTCGGCGGCCCGATTACCGACGCGGTGTTCACGCAGCTCAACACCGACGCCCGCGTCGCCGTCTGCGGCCAGATATCCATGTACAACGCCGAGGAGCTCCCGACGGGGCCGCGCAAGCTGACCCACGTCCTCCAGTCCCGGGCGACCGTCGAGGGCTTCCTCGTCTCTGACTTCGAGCCGCGGTTCGAGGACGCGACGGCACAGCTCGGTCAGTGGGTCGCGTCGGGCGAGGTTTCCTACCGGGAAACCGTCACCGAGGGCATCGAGAGCGCGCCAGACGCGTTCCTGGGGCTGTTCGAAGGTGAGAACATCGGCAAGCAGCTCGTGCAGGTCGCCGAGCGGTAG
- a CDS encoding CDC48 family AAA ATPase: MNEVQLEVAKAYPNDSGRGIARLDPDTLLHLKLSPGDIIEIEGSDTTAAKVWRADRQDWNTDTVRIDGFTRQNADVGIGERVTIRKAEAEKADKLVLAPPEEASVQFGSDAAGMVKRQILKRPVVERDIVPVMSSTNHPFMRSPGQAIPLIAVETEPEGVCLITEDTEVELREEPISGFEKTGGGITYEDIGGLQNEIQRVREMVELPMKHPQIFKKLGIEPPQGVLLHGPPGTGKTLLAKAVANETSASFFSIAGPEIISKYYGESEQQLREIFEDASEESPSIIFIDELDSIAPKREDVTGEVERRVVAQLLTMMDGLESRGQVIVIAATNRVDSVDPALRRPGRFDREIEIGVPDEVGREEILQIHTRGMPLSDDVNLAKLATDTHGFVGADIESLTKEAAMKALRRYLPEIDLDEEDIPPSLIDRMIIKRDDFKGALNEVSPSAMREVLVELPKVSWDSVGGLSEPKEQVQEAVEWPMNSPEKFERMGVTPPSGVLLYGPPGTGKTLMAKAVANETDANFISVRGPQLLSKWVGESEKAIRQTFRKARQVAPTIIFFDELDSLAPGRGGEMGSNVSERVVNQLLTELDGLEEMEDVMVIGATNRPDMIDPALIRSGRFDRLVMIGEPDIEGREQILKIHTDDTPLSPDVSLRELAEVSDGFVGSDLESIAREAAIEALREDDDAEEVEMRHFRQAMDSVRPTITDDIREYYEQMEEEFRGGSSPQRRTGTGGRIGFQ, translated from the coding sequence ATGAACGAAGTCCAATTGGAAGTGGCGAAGGCGTACCCGAACGACTCGGGGCGCGGCATCGCCCGACTCGACCCCGACACGCTGCTGCACCTCAAGCTTTCCCCCGGCGACATCATCGAGATAGAAGGGAGCGACACGACCGCGGCCAAGGTGTGGCGCGCCGACCGGCAGGACTGGAACACCGACACCGTCCGCATCGACGGCTTCACGCGCCAGAACGCCGACGTGGGCATCGGCGAGCGCGTCACCATCCGCAAGGCCGAGGCCGAGAAGGCCGACAAGCTCGTCCTCGCGCCGCCGGAGGAGGCGTCGGTCCAGTTCGGCTCCGACGCCGCCGGCATGGTCAAACGGCAGATACTCAAACGGCCGGTCGTCGAGCGCGACATCGTCCCGGTGATGTCCTCGACGAACCACCCGTTCATGCGCTCGCCCGGCCAGGCCATCCCGCTCATCGCGGTCGAGACCGAGCCCGAGGGCGTCTGTCTCATCACCGAGGACACCGAGGTCGAACTCCGCGAGGAGCCCATCTCCGGGTTCGAGAAGACCGGCGGCGGCATCACCTACGAGGACATCGGCGGCCTCCAGAACGAGATTCAGCGGGTCCGCGAGATGGTCGAACTGCCGATGAAACACCCCCAGATATTCAAGAAACTCGGCATCGAGCCGCCACAGGGGGTCCTGCTCCACGGGCCGCCCGGCACCGGGAAGACCCTGCTCGCGAAGGCCGTCGCCAACGAGACCTCCGCCAGTTTCTTCTCTATCGCCGGCCCCGAGATAATCTCGAAGTACTACGGCGAGTCCGAACAGCAGTTACGCGAGATATTCGAGGACGCGAGCGAGGAATCGCCCTCGATAATCTTCATCGACGAACTGGACTCCATCGCGCCAAAGCGCGAGGACGTGACCGGCGAGGTCGAGCGCCGGGTCGTCGCACAGCTGCTGACGATGATGGACGGCCTCGAATCGCGGGGCCAGGTCATCGTCATCGCCGCGACGAACCGCGTCGACAGCGTGGACCCGGCGCTGCGCCGTCCGGGCCGGTTCGACCGCGAAATCGAAATCGGCGTGCCAGACGAAGTGGGCCGGGAGGAAATCCTCCAGATTCACACCCGCGGCATGCCGCTGTCGGACGACGTGAACCTCGCCAAGCTGGCGACGGACACGCACGGCTTCGTCGGGGCCGACATCGAGAGCCTCACCAAGGAAGCCGCGATGAAGGCGCTCCGTCGGTACCTCCCCGAAATCGACCTGGACGAGGAGGACATCCCGCCGAGCCTCATCGACCGGATGATAATCAAGCGCGACGACTTCAAGGGCGCGCTCAACGAGGTGAGTCCGTCGGCGATGCGGGAGGTGCTGGTGGAGCTCCCGAAGGTGTCCTGGGACAGCGTCGGCGGTCTCAGCGAGCCCAAAGAGCAGGTCCAGGAGGCCGTCGAGTGGCCGATGAACTCCCCGGAGAAGTTCGAGCGCATGGGCGTGACGCCGCCCTCGGGGGTGTTGCTGTACGGCCCGCCCGGGACTGGGAAGACGCTCATGGCGAAGGCCGTCGCCAACGAGACGGACGCGAACTTCATCTCGGTCCGTGGCCCGCAACTGCTCAGCAAGTGGGTCGGCGAGAGCGAGAAGGCCATCCGCCAGACGTTCCGGAAGGCCCGCCAAGTCGCTCCGACCATCATCTTCTTCGACGAGCTCGACTCGCTGGCTCCGGGTCGGGGCGGCGAGATGGGGTCGAACGTCTCCGAGCGCGTCGTCAATCAGCTGTTGACCGAACTCGACGGGCTCGAAGAGATGGAGGACGTGATGGTCATCGGCGCGACCAACCGGCCGGACATGATAGACCCGGCGCTCATCCGCTCGGGCCGGTTCGACCGGCTGGTGATGATAGGCGAGCCCGACATCGAGGGCCGCGAGCAGATACTGAAGATTCACACGGACGACACGCCGCTGTCGCCCGACGTGAGCCTGCGCGAACTGGCCGAGGTCAGCGACGGGTTCGTCGGCTCGGACCTCGAATCCATCGCCCGTGAGGCCGCAATCGAGGCGCTCCGCGAAGACGACGACGCGGAGGAAGTCGAGATGCGCCACTTCCGGCAGGCGATGGACAGCGTGCGCCCGACCATCACCGACGACATCCGCGAGTACTACGAGCAGATGGAAGAGGAGTTCCGCGGCGGCTCCAGCCCGCAGCGCCGGACCGGCACCGGCGGCCGCATCGGTTTCCAGTAG